In a single window of the Rhodoferax saidenbachensis genome:
- a CDS encoding ribonuclease catalytic domain-containing protein, with protein sequence MFVLFEEAGKFMAGRVLSEAEASAQVELDSGKRVKVKSANILIKFEKPAPAELIAAAQAQAQAIELEMAYEFSPDEEFGFADLARDYFSAQATLTEQAGMLFKLFDTPHYFRRAGKGRFKKAPADIIAQALAAIEKKRVIAEQITQWAAELGAGTCPDAIKEQLYKILFKPDKNAPEYKAVVEASRATHTAPLELLQKAGAIASPYLFHWKRFLLENFPKGTGFPAITAPAIADELPLAPVQAYSIDDSQTTEIDDALSLQGLGSGTVTIGIHIAAPGLAVQPGSPIDVLGRARLSTVYMPGYKVTMLPDDVVQTYTLQEGRDCPALSLYVTLDEATLEIKGSETKLERVPIAHNLRHDQLDAVVTEPWLLDPAFEHQMTPQPLPTLREQLSFLYRLARDLKAKREVVRGKPETFNRPDYNFRLVREAGAQGTEPQGHEEVQISIRQRGAPLDLIVAEAMILANSTWGNLMAEMGVPAIYRSQASLAPGVKVRMGTKALPHAGIGVKSYAWATSPLRRYTDLVNQWQIMACARHGKTAALVAPFKPKDAELFAIISAFDTAYSAYNGYQGAMERFWTMRYVQQHGITELVATVFKENMVRADDIPLVLPVMGAQGLPRNAKVRIKLGEMDLITLDVNGTVIERLDAPAQTEAATEEEADDEDDVAGPIAIAVDVSESPEATSDN encoded by the coding sequence ATGTTTGTACTGTTTGAAGAAGCCGGAAAGTTCATGGCCGGTCGTGTGCTGTCGGAGGCGGAAGCCTCTGCACAGGTGGAGCTGGATTCCGGCAAGCGCGTCAAGGTCAAGAGCGCCAATATCCTCATCAAATTCGAGAAGCCCGCCCCGGCGGAGCTGATCGCGGCCGCCCAGGCCCAGGCCCAGGCCATTGAGCTGGAGATGGCCTATGAGTTTTCGCCGGACGAAGAATTTGGTTTTGCCGACCTGGCCCGCGACTATTTTTCGGCCCAAGCCACGCTGACCGAGCAGGCCGGCATGTTGTTCAAGCTGTTCGACACGCCGCACTACTTCCGCCGCGCGGGCAAGGGCCGTTTCAAAAAGGCCCCCGCCGACATCATTGCGCAGGCGTTGGCCGCGATTGAGAAGAAACGCGTGATTGCCGAGCAGATCACCCAGTGGGCGGCCGAACTGGGCGCAGGCACCTGCCCAGACGCCATCAAGGAACAGCTCTACAAGATACTGTTCAAGCCCGACAAAAACGCGCCCGAATACAAGGCCGTGGTCGAGGCCAGCCGCGCCACCCACACCGCACCGCTGGAACTGCTGCAAAAGGCCGGCGCCATTGCCTCGCCCTACCTGTTCCACTGGAAGCGCTTTTTGCTGGAGAACTTCCCCAAAGGCACAGGCTTCCCCGCCATCACCGCGCCGGCCATTGCGGACGAGTTGCCACTGGCACCGGTGCAGGCCTATTCGATTGACGATTCACAGACCACCGAGATTGACGACGCGCTGAGCCTGCAGGGCCTGGGCAGCGGCACGGTCACCATCGGTATCCACATTGCGGCACCCGGCCTGGCCGTCCAGCCCGGCAGCCCCATCGACGTGCTGGGCCGCGCGCGCCTGTCCACGGTCTACATGCCGGGCTACAAGGTGACCATGCTGCCCGACGACGTGGTGCAAACCTACACGCTGCAGGAAGGACGTGACTGCCCGGCCCTGTCGCTGTACGTGACGCTGGACGAAGCGACGCTGGAGATCAAGGGCAGCGAGACCAAGCTGGAGCGCGTGCCGATTGCGCACAACCTGCGCCACGACCAGTTGGACGCCGTGGTCACCGAGCCCTGGCTGCTGGACCCCGCGTTTGAGCATCAAATGACGCCTCAGCCCTTACCTACATTGCGTGAGCAGCTATCATTTTTATACCGCCTGGCGCGTGACCTGAAAGCCAAACGCGAGGTCGTGCGCGGCAAACCCGAGACCTTTAACCGGCCGGACTACAACTTCCGCCTGGTGCGTGAGGCCGGTGCACAAGGCACCGAACCGCAAGGCCATGAAGAAGTGCAGATCAGCATCCGCCAACGCGGCGCGCCGCTGGACCTGATCGTGGCCGAGGCCATGATCCTGGCCAACAGCACCTGGGGCAATCTGATGGCCGAGATGGGCGTACCCGCCATCTACCGCAGTCAGGCCAGCCTGGCACCCGGCGTCAAGGTGCGCATGGGCACCAAGGCGCTGCCGCACGCGGGCATTGGCGTTAAAAGCTACGCTTGGGCGACTTCGCCGCTGCGCCGCTACACCGACCTGGTGAACCAGTGGCAAATCATGGCCTGCGCCCGCCACGGCAAGACCGCCGCACTGGTGGCACCGTTCAAGCCCAAGGATGCCGAACTGTTCGCCATCATCTCGGCCTTTGACACGGCCTACAGCGCCTACAACGGCTACCAGGGTGCGATGGAGCGCTTCTGGACCATGCGTTACGTGCAGCAACACGGCATCACCGAGCTGGTGGCCACGGTGTTCAAGGAGAACATGGTGCGTGCCGACGATATTCCGCTGGTGCTGCCCGTCATGGGCGCGCAAGGCCTGCCACGCAACGCCAAGGTGCGTATCAAGCTGGGCGAGATGGACCTGATCACGCTGGACGTGAATGGTACGGTGATCGAGCGTCTGGACGCACCGGCCCAGACCGAAGCAGCGACGGAAGAAGAGGCGGACGATGAAGACGATGTGGCCGGCCCGATTGCGATTGCCGTGGATGTGAGCGAAAGCCCCGAAGCGACCAGCGATAATTAG